Below is a window of Sporosarcina ureae DNA.
TGTATTAGCCTAGCACCCTGTAATGAGAGTCAGATTCATCGTGATCATGTAGACTTTTATATAGCGCGAGGCAATGAAGAGAAACAAACAGTTACCCTTTTAGAAAAATTACTTCAAGTAAGCTCAGGGGAACTAACTGCATTAGAAGAATATGAATTAGGGGAATTTGCAATCCCGCATATTGGTACAACGTTCTGATGAAGGGGAGAGATAAGCATGGAAGTTAGTTATAACGCTTTAAAATTGCATCCAAAAGATAATGTGGCCGTTGCGTTAAAGCGGATTAGTGAAGGTGAAATAGTATTTATCAGTAATTTCGAAAGTAATCTAGTTGCCTTGGAGGAAATTCCCTACGGTCATAAAATATCGTTACATGTTATAAACGAAAACGAGGAAATTAAAAAATATGGAGAGTGTATGGGCAAGGCTACAAATGAGATTCTTGTAGCTTCTCATGTTCATGTACATAACGTTCGTGGTCTAAACGAAAACGAAAGACTGGAAATTATTAATCATGTAATGGAAGCCTAGAACCATAATCTTCTGCATACGGGGGAATCAAACATGAAGACATTCGACGGATATCGTAGACCTGACGGCAGCATTGGCGTCAGAAACCATGTGATCGTAATCAATACAGTTGGGGAATTAAGTGCACTTACTAGGAAAATAGCCAATTTGACTCCGGGTGTTATCCCAGTTATTCATCACGGAGGGGTAGCTCAATTCCCGGAAGATCATACACAGACATTACGAACGCTAGTAGGAACTGCTGGTCATTCTAATGTAAGCGCCACACTGGTAGTAGGCACAGAAAATGATCCAATAGCGCAAGAAATTTATAAAATTTTAAAGAAAAAGGGGAAGCCAGTCCATACAGTTTGTTTAAATAAGAACCAGAAAATACCGGAAATCCTGCATGAAGGAAGATCCTGGTTGTTGACGGCTTTAGAAAATAGTAAAAAAGAAGTTCGTGAGCAATGTGATATTACTGAACTAATTGTTGGATTAGAGTGCGGAGGATCAGATGCATGGTCCGGAATCACAGCCAATCCTTCTATAGGAGCATTTTCCGATATGATTATCCGCGAGGGTGGTACAAGCGTCTTAGCAGAAACTACTGAAGCGATTGGAGCTGAGCATATTTTGGCAAGCAACGCGATAAATCGTGAAGTAGGAAGAGAGTTCTTGGATATTGTTCGAACTTACGAGCACCGAATAAAGCAGACCGGGGAAGATATCCGTTCCGCGAATCCAACCCCGGGCAATATGGCGGGCGGACTAACTACACTTGAAGAAAAGTCGCTTGGCTGTATAAAGAAAGGGGGCGGCACGCCTCTAAAAGAAGTCATTTCATATGCAGGAAAACCGACTGAGAAAGGTTTTGTGTTTATGGACACCCCTGGGTATGACGTTGAGTCGGTATGTGGATTAGCAGCAGGTGGTGCACAGGTAGTGCTGTTCTCTACTGGTAAAGGATCCCCGACAGGCTCACCAATCGTTCCGGTTATTAAAATCGGTACAAACCCTAAAGTTTATGAGATCATGTCCGAACATATCGATATTAATGCAGGTAAAATCATAGACCAAAACAAAAGCATAAATGATATTGGTAAAGAGATTTTTGACAAAGTCATTACTGTATCCAATGGGGAAAAGACTGCAGCCGAGAATGAACTAAATCAAGAATTCGCCATTTGGAGACTAGCTGAAAGTATATAAGTAACCTTATTGCAGCTGAAGAGAATTAAAGTAAAATATTAGAAGGTGGGGAAACTTATGATAAAAAAGAACTTGGAGAGAATTCCTGGAGGTATGATGGTCGTACCTCTTCTTCTGGCAGCAGTTATTAACACATTCTTCCCTGAACTTCTGCGAATTGGTGGCTTTACTCAAGCGTTGTTCGTAGATTCCGTTCCAGTTCTAGCAGCACTTTACCTATTAACAGCGGGAGCTCAATTAAACATTAGAAGCTTTGGTGTAAGTGTTGCAAAAGGCGCGACACTACTCGCACTAAAATGGTTCGTTGCCGGTGTCTTCACTTTCTTAGCATACTTCCTAGCTGGACCAAACGGGTTATGGCTTGGTTTAGCACCACTTGCAGTTATGGCAGCTATGTCAAATAGTAATGGAATCGTCTACATGGCGGTAGCTTCACAATATGGAAATAAAGAAGACAAAGCTGCCTATTCGGTACTCGTATTGAATGACGGCCCGCTTCTAACGATGGTTGCTTTATCCATATTTGGAGCAATGGGATTCGTTGAAGGCATGTTTTCTGCAACTGCTTTCATAACAGTATTGCTTCCATTAATTATTGGAATTATCATTGGTAATACTGATATGGAATTACGGGATATGTTGGTGAAAGGGTCCGATATGATTATCCCATTCTTATCATTCGCATTAGGTATGGGCATCAACTTGACAGATGTTGTAAAAGGTGGGGCGAGCGGAATCTTGCTTGGTGTTGTTACAGTGGTTTTCACTGGTGGAGCAGCTTACCTAGTATTTAAGGCGTTGGGTTGGAATCCGATTGTTGGGGCTGCGGAAGGAACTACTGCTGGAAATGCAGTCATGGTACCTGGCGTTATTGCAGCTGCCAATGCATCATTTTTAAGCATTGCACCGTTAGCTACTGTTCAAGTTGCAGCTTCAGCCGTTACAACAGCAATTCTAATTCCAATTGTACTTGCTATATTGGTAAAGTATACAAAGTTTGAAGGTCAGCGCCTAATGCCAGAAGACGAAGCGTTAAATATTCGGAATGATGGCATTATTGAAAATGAAAACGTTAGGTTACAACGGAGAGGAATTAGTATGAGTGAGAGTACCTCCGAATAAAGTGAATAGGCACACCACCTGAAAATTGAAGTTCGGGGTATTGGATTCTTTACTTTGTTCGTATTGCAGATAAGTAAAAGATTGACGGAGGTAAACTATGTTTACCCATGATTATTCCAAAACAGTATTCATTCAAAACAACGAAGTATTTGTTTGGGAAGTCGATGGACGAGTCGTGTCTATGATGAAAAAAGCGCGTCCGACGAAGCATGGCGTGACGGTTTCGATGGTGTTCACTCCTGAAGATGAACGCAAGAAAGGTTATGCTCGATCGCTTGTCGCAAAAGTATCTGCGGAATTACTAAAAGAATACGATTTTTGTATTTTATTTACAGACCTGGCCAATCCGACAGCGAATAAAATTTACCGAGAGATTGGATATCAACAAATTACCGAGTTTGCGCACGTGGAATGGCTATAGAAAAGTAAAAAAATATTGTTCATAACAACTCATTCCTTACAAAACATTTACACAACCTTCTCTGTATATTAATAAACTTCCCGTAGAGTAGAAGTTGATTACAAATACAGGAGGTTGTTTATTGTTGAAGAAAATCGTACCCGTAGTAGCACTATCGGCTGCATTAATTGGTGGAGCCATCTGGACTGGGAATTATTCAGCGAGTTCGGATGATGAAGTGAAACAGGACGACGCACCGGAGATCAAGAATGTCATATTTTTGATTGGGGATGGCATGGGGAGTTCCTATACATCCGCTTATCGTTACTTCAAAGATGACCCGACTACCCCTGAGATAGAATTAACAGCGTTCGATCAACATCTAGTTGGACAACAAATGACGTATCCTGATGATGACGAAGAGTCAATTACAGATTCAGCGTCCGCAGCAACGGCTATGTCGTCAGGTATTAAAACATATAATAATGCCATTGCAGTGGATAAAAAGAAGGAGCGTGTGCAAACTGTCCTCGAAGCGGCAAAAGAAGCCGGCAAATCGACTGGACTTGTTGCTACTTCTGAAATTACACATGCGACACCTGCAGCTTACGGTGCCCATAATGAAAGTAGAAAGAATATGGATGAGATCGCCGATGATTATTACAATGAACGCATCAACGGTGAGCACACAATCGATGTCCTTCTGGGCGGTGGAAAAAAACACTTTGTCAGGGAAGACTTGAGCCATGCGCATTCATTCGAACTGGATGGATATGGATATGTCACAACAAAAGAAGAATTATTGAAGAATAAGAATGATAAAATACTTGGATTGTTCGCAGATGGCGGCATGTCCAAAATGATCGATCGTCCAGCAGAAACACCTTCATTGGAAGATATGACAGAAGCGGCGATTGAGCGACTGAAGAAAAACGAAGATGGATTTTTCCTTATGGTCGAAGGAAGCCAAGTCGACTGGGCGGGGCATGACAATGATATTGTCGGTGCGATGAGTGAAATGGAAGACTTCGATAAAGCGTTCCAAGCAGCCATCGAATTTGCTAAACAAGATGAGCATACATTAGTCGTTGCGACTGCGGATCATTCAACTGGCGGATTTTCCATAGGAGCGGATGGCGTATATGATTGGTCAGTTGATGTGATCAAAGCAGTGAAACGCACACCGGCATTCATTTCGCAACAAATTGCAAACGGTTCAGATGTAGAAGAGACATTGATACGCTACATCGACCAAGAAAGTTTTCCGTTAGACCAGAAGGAAATAGAAGCAGTCCAAGCGGCAGGTACAGAGACCGATGATATTGAAACAGCTATCAAACAAATCGTCGACAAACGCTCCTATACAGGTTGGACAACCGGTGGACATACAGGTGAAGATGTACCTGTTTATGCATATGGACCGTCTAAAGAGCGCTTTACAGGTCTGTTAGATAATACGGATCATGCGAATATTATTTTTGAAATTATTGCGGGTAAGAAGTAGGCTCGCAGTCGACAACGTGGAGAAGTATATATAAAAAGTACTAACGTTCATCATTTGTAATAAAGCGTCACAACAAAGAAGTTACAGCTCAAAACACGAGCCGTAACTTCTTTTTTGTGCGCAAATTTAAGCAAATAAAAAATAAAAATAAAAAAGCAGTATCCTTTTTGAAAATACTCTCTATATGACTAATGAAAGAGAAATTAACCAGAGAGGGGCGCGAGAAATGAAACGACCAATCCAAGATGTCAGAATACCGTTTTCACCTAAATTCGCAGCAGTAGTCGGCATTAACGAAGCACTATTTCTGCAACAATTGCATTATCGATTACAGATATCAACCAATATCCATCACGGCCATAAGTGGGTGTATAACACTTACAAGCAATGGACGGATGAGTTTCCTTGCTGGACGATTCATCTAATTAAAAGGCTCATCACCAAACTTGAGAGAGAAGGATTGATCATTACATCGGAGTACAACAAAATGCCGATGGACAGAACGAAGTGGTATCGAATTGATTATGAAAAGCTGTCACAGCAAGGGGGCGGATTTGTACCATTCGAGCAGACGGAATCAGTCTACTCAGAAGAGCAAAACCGTCTGTCAGAGAAGAGCGTTTTGCTCCCAGCAATAACCAAAGAACTTAAACAAACGACAAAGAATAAAAGAGCGAGCGAGAAAGATCTCGCCACTATTTCTTCTGTCATTGAGTATTTAAACCAAAAAGCTTCTAAACGATTCAGGCACAATACGAACACGACGATGGACCTTCTTCATGAGCGGATCAAAGAAGGCTACACACTGGATGATTTCAAATTAGTGATTGATACGAAAGTAGCGCAATGGCTTCATCACCCACAATTCCGTCACTACTTACAACCATCCACATTATTTAAAGCAGAGAAATTTGAAAACTATTTGAATGAAACCCCAGTTGAAATGAGTCGAACGATTGTATTGGATTACGTATCACCCACATTAGATTTTGAAAAAGGAGAGAATGCATATGAGTTACGAACTTGCTGAAAAAAGCTTACTAGGTGCGATGTTTGAAGAAAATTATTTAATTCTCGATAGTCTCATGCAAGCGAGATTTTTCCAAGGACATGTCAATCAAACGATCTACACTGTTATGCGGGAATTGGCACAGGAAGGGAAATCAGTAGACTATATTACCGTTCTGACGAGAAGAGAACCGAGTGAGCTAGGGGGAGTCAATTACGTATATGGGCTCAAACGATTTGCGAATGTCGTACGTTTTGATGAATACGAAGAAATGATCATAGACCAATGGAAAAAGCAAGAAACGGCACGGCTATTACGGCAAGCGATTGAGCAAAGTTGGAGCACGGATGACATACAGCATGCTTTAGGAGAACTAGAAGAACTCCAAGGCGGTAGAGAACTGACTACTTTAACGGAACATTTACTCGCACAATATGAAAGACCGTTCAAACCGGAGGAAAGAGAGTCTGGTATCTCGACAGGGCTTCGCGATTTGGATAAAATTCTGAACGGCTTTCAAAGTTCTGAATACATCGTCGTCGCGGCTCGACCATCGATGGGGAAGACGGATTTGCTAAACCAATTTGCGCTGCAAGCGAGTCAAGATGGACATATGCCGATCATCTTCTCGCTTGAAATGAGTCGCAATTCGATGATTGACCGAATGATCGCTTCGACAGGTGAATACAATCGCTTACGCATGCGTAATCCGTATAAATACTTCACTGAACCACAAAAAGATCGATGGACACCCACGCTGAATTACTTGAACACTGGTGGAATCCATATTGATGATCGAAGCACAATGACCGTTAGAAAAATTAAAGCGAAAGCACGCAATATCATCAGAACGAATCCAACCAAACGTCCGATAATCTTCATTGATTATCTACAATTCATTCGTCCTGAAGGTAATGTCATCAATCAGACGGTGGCAATCGGACAGATCAGCAATGAATTAAAAGCGATGGCAAAAGAATTCGACTGTCCCGTCGTCGTTCTATCGCAGCTATCAAGAGCATCTGAAACGCGTTACGACAAACATCCCGTCATGAGTGATTTACGTGACTCAGGAAATATTGAACAAGATGCTGACGTCATCGCGCTTCTCCATCGCGAAGATTATTACGCCAGAGATCAAGCGCCGACAAATATAATGGAAATCGAAATTGCCAAACACCGCAACGGACCAACCGGCAAGATCAAGACCATCTACAGCAAAGAAACTGGCAAGCTATATGACTTCGATCAAGACGACTACGAAAGGGGAGAAAACAGATGATCACCGTTCAAGAGATGTTCGATTACGCACTAGAAATGGACTTGTCACACTTGGCCCACAGTATTTACTGGGCCTTACTGACAGAACGCATCACTTTTCTAGACGACAGTGAAAAACTAAAAGGAATAGAATTCGACGAAGTGGAAATTAAGCGATTGATGGAAAAAAACGACTTGAATATCGGCAAAGTAAAATTATTTGTCATGGACGGCCCTGAAGACTGGTACGTCTTTTACCTGGCAGAGCATTCACTGGATGCTTATCGATTACATGAAGAATTATTTCGCGAACGACAACGCAAGATCACACGAGCTGATCGATTGATGACCCGCTATATGACCTTTGTGGAAACCGGTACCGAGGAATGCTTGTATGAACATAAGAAAGAAATCATTACGTACCCAACATATGTCGGCCACGCGAAGGCGGGAGAGCGGACTTTGTATCGAATGGTTGGGGGATCTGATGACGAAGTCTACATATATACATAGAAATTAGAATGGGCTGCAGATAGTATCGAGAGAGTATAGGGACATGATACCGGTTCCAGCCAGAATATTGATAAGTTATATTAATATAATTGAATCGTAATGCCCATATATATAATTCCCTATAAATGGTACATTTTACATAAGGGCTTTCCCTAACTCTCATAGGCCAATCGGCTATCAAAGGAGCATGTAAAATGAAGATAGAAGAACTGAAATTAACCGATTGGATGAAAAAAAACAAGATTATGGCGCTGATTTTTGGACTAGCTGCCGGTCTTGGACTCATTGCACAAGTCATTCTTCAGTCGACTGCAATCATCATTACATCAGTTGCCATACCATTCGTGATCGCACTGCTCTTTTTTGTAGTGATGGGTAAATCAAGATTCATTACGAAGCAATTCCCTTATATCTTGATCTTTTTGAATTTCTGTATTTCGATGAGTCTCATTCTTTTCTCGGGTGCTAACTTAGGAACAATCGGTGTGATTTATCTCGTGTTAGTACTAGGTGCCGTTCATGGGAGAATGCTGATTATGGGTTACGCGTATGTACTGAGTTTGATTGCCATGATCTTTAACCATGTGTATTTCATATCGCCTGATTTAATAAATGGAAGCGGTTCCAATCTTCTTCTCCTCCATTTCCTCGTCGCACTTTCTTTGTTTTTATTAGTGAGACAGAACGGTCGTGTCTTTAATCATGTAGAAGAACTTCTCGCACTCACGTCACAGAAAGCCGAAGAAGAACACGCACTTTCTGGGAAACTCGATGCCGCAGTTACGAAAATCACGTCTAATCTGGCGTATCTCCAAATGAATGCTGAACGGTCCACGATTTCACAGCGCGAAATGTTAGAAGCGGTCAACGAAGTGAGTTCAGGCAGTCAACATCAAGCAGATCATATCTCAGAGATTGCTGAAAACGCGGAACAAACACATGAAGCCATTCAAGAAATTTCGACAGGGCTTTTAGTGCTTGGCGATAAAACAAATGACGCAGGCGCCAAAGCAGAGCAAGGATCTGCACATATGTCTCAGTTAAAAGACAGTCTCGATACATTCGCGGAATTCTTTACAGATTTGAATAATACGTTCGGTATCCTGACGAGTAAAATTAATGAGACGAATGCATTTGCAAGTTCAATCAAACAAATTACCGAGCAAACGAATTTATTAGCGTTGAATGCATCGATTGAAGCCGCGCGTGCAGGACAACATGGTAAAGGATTTGCGGTAGTTGCGGATGAAATCCGTAAACTTGCGGGTTTGACAGATGGAACGTTGAAGAAAATCGACACCAATCTAGTCGAGTTAAATAGCACGAACGCCATCGCTGTGAACAAGCTAGGGGAAGGATTAAAGCAGTTGACGATGCAAAATAGTGTGGCGGATGAATCAAGTGCATCCTTTGTGGCGTTGCACCACGTTATGTCCGCATTGCAAAACGAGTTGACCGAATTTATACATGAATTTGACGTCATTACGGGTCGAACATCGACAATTCGCAAGCACACAGTCGAGTTTGCTGCGGTAGTGGAACAAAGTACGGCAACAGTAGAGGAGTTAAATGCGACGCTGACTGAATTGACGGAAGAACAATCAGAAATCGCGAAGTATATTACAGAAACACATGATGAAGCAGTCGCCATTCGTAGAACCTAATGTAAAAGACGTTATCTCTCAAAACAGGGGAGGTAACGTCTTTTGCATGCAATCTTGGTTTCCAATAAAAACTATTATGCCAAATAGAGAGACAATTGACATGATTACTATTAATATAGATTAAGTAGGTTATCTATGTAGAGTAGAAAATGTATTTACATATATACAAGCAGCTGAGAAGATACTATTCATTAGAGGTGTACAAATGGGCTTATTTTTCACGGTGATTTTACCGATCATTGCAGTATTCGCAGTGGGATTCTTATTACAACGAGTCAAAAACTTAGATATCAAATCGATCTCCTCTCTTTCCATTTACATACTAACACCAGCGCTCGTCTTTACTTCGTTGTATAAGGCGGATTTTAATTCGAGCTATACGATGATCTTGATTTACATGTTCGCACTTTTTTACGCCATGGTGTTTCTGAACAAAGTGTTGGCGAAAATCCTCAAATGGGATAAAAAAGTAGAAAGCGCCTCGATACTGGCGACGGGTTTCATGAACTCGGGAAACTATGGCTTGCCCGTAGTGTTGTTCAGCTTAGGAGAAAAAGCGCTACCGTATGCCATCTTCATCATGGTCATCCAATCTCTCCAAAACAACTTCTTCGGTGTCTATTATGCATCGCGCAGTACGAGTGGCATGATGCGCTCGGTTAAAATGGTCTTCAAAATGCCGACTACTTATGCAGCTATTTTCGCTTTCATTTTCCAGTACTTTAAGATAACCGTACCGGAATCCATTATGTCTACGACTTCCATGGTAGGGGATGCAGCAATTCCTGTCATGATGGTCATGCTCGGCATGCAACTCGGATCGGTCATGAGCAAGAAGCCAAACTGGCAAGTAGTCATTTCAGGCGTTGTATTGAAAATGTTCATAGCGCCGATACTCGCTTTCATTTTCGTGCTATTCGCAAACGTGGACCCTTTAGTAGGCACCGTCCTCATCATTATCTCCGCAATGCCTACAGCGGCCACCACAACGATGTACGCAATTGAATTTGACACGGAACCGGAGCTGGTCTCGACGATTACCTTGTTCTCTACGGTGTTGAGTGTGGTGACGTTGAGTATATTGTTGAATGTTATTATTTGAATGAAGTAGCTTGAAAAGGATTCATAAAATCGCAAAATAAAAAGAAGTTGGAGCCCGAATTACATTGGCTTCAGCTTCTTTTTCGTTGCAAGTCATTCCTGTTCTAATTTCGGCAAGTGAATGGTGAAGGTGGTCCCTTTACCAATCTGAGTTTGCAACAATAAGCTTCCGTTATGTTCTCTAACAATCTTTTCACTAATCAACAATCCTAACCCTGTTCCATCTTCTTTTGAAGACATAAATGGATCACCTATCTGACGTAGGATCTCATCGGGGATGCCTGGACCATTATCAGACACATCGATCGTCACGTGATCAAGATCATCTTTCACACGGAGTATGATGGTTCCCGTTTCCATAGCTTCGATCGCGTTTTTGATTAAATTAATAAACACTTGTCTTATTTTCAGTGCATCGCCGAAAATCATCATTTCGTTATGACCGGAGTCCATATGGATGTCAATGCCTTTCATCTCCATATTCGATTCCATTTGCGCTTTAACTTGTTCGATTAACGCTGTAATGTTGATGGTTTTTTGATCTTCTACATGCGATTCAGCTAAAGATAGAAATTCAGATGCGGTTTGCTCAATCTCTATTAATCCTTTTTTGATCTCGTCAAGATGTACTTGACTGGCCTCATTCTGATCGCCACTAGTTAAATCAAATAACTGTAAACGTCCTTGAACGACAGTAAGTGTGCTGCGAAGTTCGTGGGCGATAATAGAAGCTAATTTTCCAGTGATGTCCAATTTATCTCTACGTGTATCGTGACTTCGTAATTCTTTTTCCAACTGCAGTTGTGTGGATATTCCTATGAACGGAACAGGTTGTTTTTTATACAAATGCGAAGGTAAGAAATTGGTATCCGTCATATGGTATTCATGCGTTTGCAAAAGTTCAGTCAAGAGCGAACCGGATAAAGATAAACTGTCGTATGCGCACACATTGATGTAATTTTTCGTGATATTCGCGACTCTAGAGAAAAAATCGTCAAAATTTTGTTCATGTAAGGCTACAGAAGGAATCAATGTTTTTATATTTTGAGGTCGCCACGTCACCAATCCCCAACCGCGGAGAACGTTCCCTTCTACTATATGTGGGTCAAAAAAGTCATTTAAGTTT
It encodes the following:
- a CDS encoding UxaA family hydrolase, giving the protein MEVSYNALKLHPKDNVAVALKRISEGEIVFISNFESNLVALEEIPYGHKISLHVINENEEIKKYGECMGKATNEILVASHVHVHNVRGLNENERLEIINHVMEA
- a CDS encoding UxaA family hydrolase, with the protein product MKTFDGYRRPDGSIGVRNHVIVINTVGELSALTRKIANLTPGVIPVIHHGGVAQFPEDHTQTLRTLVGTAGHSNVSATLVVGTENDPIAQEIYKILKKKGKPVHTVCLNKNQKIPEILHEGRSWLLTALENSKKEVREQCDITELIVGLECGGSDAWSGITANPSIGAFSDMIIREGGTSVLAETTEAIGAEHILASNAINREVGREFLDIVRTYEHRIKQTGEDIRSANPTPGNMAGGLTTLEEKSLGCIKKGGGTPLKEVISYAGKPTEKGFVFMDTPGYDVESVCGLAAGGAQVVLFSTGKGSPTGSPIVPVIKIGTNPKVYEIMSEHIDINAGKIIDQNKSINDIGKEIFDKVITVSNGEKTAAENELNQEFAIWRLAESI
- a CDS encoding 2-keto-3-deoxygluconate permease, with the protein product MIKKNLERIPGGMMVVPLLLAAVINTFFPELLRIGGFTQALFVDSVPVLAALYLLTAGAQLNIRSFGVSVAKGATLLALKWFVAGVFTFLAYFLAGPNGLWLGLAPLAVMAAMSNSNGIVYMAVASQYGNKEDKAAYSVLVLNDGPLLTMVALSIFGAMGFVEGMFSATAFITVLLPLIIGIIIGNTDMELRDMLVKGSDMIIPFLSFALGMGINLTDVVKGGASGILLGVVTVVFTGGAAYLVFKALGWNPIVGAAEGTTAGNAVMVPGVIAAANASFLSIAPLATVQVAASAVTTAILIPIVLAILVKYTKFEGQRLMPEDEALNIRNDGIIENENVRLQRRGISMSESTSE
- a CDS encoding GNAT family N-acetyltransferase, with the protein product MFTHDYSKTVFIQNNEVFVWEVDGRVVSMMKKARPTKHGVTVSMVFTPEDERKKGYARSLVAKVSAELLKEYDFCILFTDLANPTANKIYREIGYQQITEFAHVEWL
- a CDS encoding alkaline phosphatase, whose amino-acid sequence is MLKKIVPVVALSAALIGGAIWTGNYSASSDDEVKQDDAPEIKNVIFLIGDGMGSSYTSAYRYFKDDPTTPEIELTAFDQHLVGQQMTYPDDDEESITDSASAATAMSSGIKTYNNAIAVDKKKERVQTVLEAAKEAGKSTGLVATSEITHATPAAYGAHNESRKNMDEIADDYYNERINGEHTIDVLLGGGKKHFVREDLSHAHSFELDGYGYVTTKEELLKNKNDKILGLFADGGMSKMIDRPAETPSLEDMTEAAIERLKKNEDGFFLMVEGSQVDWAGHDNDIVGAMSEMEDFDKAFQAAIEFAKQDEHTLVVATADHSTGGFSIGADGVYDWSVDVIKAVKRTPAFISQQIANGSDVEETLIRYIDQESFPLDQKEIEAVQAAGTETDDIETAIKQIVDKRSYTGWTTGGHTGEDVPVYAYGPSKERFTGLLDNTDHANIIFEIIAGKK
- a CDS encoding conserved phage C-terminal domain-containing protein → MKRPIQDVRIPFSPKFAAVVGINEALFLQQLHYRLQISTNIHHGHKWVYNTYKQWTDEFPCWTIHLIKRLITKLEREGLIITSEYNKMPMDRTKWYRIDYEKLSQQGGGFVPFEQTESVYSEEQNRLSEKSVLLPAITKELKQTTKNKRASEKDLATISSVIEYLNQKASKRFRHNTNTTMDLLHERIKEGYTLDDFKLVIDTKVAQWLHHPQFRHYLQPSTLFKAEKFENYLNETPVEMSRTIVLDYVSPTLDFEKGENAYELRTC
- a CDS encoding replicative DNA helicase; its protein translation is MSYELAEKSLLGAMFEENYLILDSLMQARFFQGHVNQTIYTVMRELAQEGKSVDYITVLTRREPSELGGVNYVYGLKRFANVVRFDEYEEMIIDQWKKQETARLLRQAIEQSWSTDDIQHALGELEELQGGRELTTLTEHLLAQYERPFKPEERESGISTGLRDLDKILNGFQSSEYIVVAARPSMGKTDLLNQFALQASQDGHMPIIFSLEMSRNSMIDRMIASTGEYNRLRMRNPYKYFTEPQKDRWTPTLNYLNTGGIHIDDRSTMTVRKIKAKARNIIRTNPTKRPIIFIDYLQFIRPEGNVINQTVAIGQISNELKAMAKEFDCPVVVLSQLSRASETRYDKHPVMSDLRDSGNIEQDADVIALLHREDYYARDQAPTNIMEIEIAKHRNGPTGKIKTIYSKETGKLYDFDQDDYERGENR
- a CDS encoding methyl-accepting chemotaxis protein, yielding MKIEELKLTDWMKKNKIMALIFGLAAGLGLIAQVILQSTAIIITSVAIPFVIALLFFVVMGKSRFITKQFPYILIFLNFCISMSLILFSGANLGTIGVIYLVLVLGAVHGRMLIMGYAYVLSLIAMIFNHVYFISPDLINGSGSNLLLLHFLVALSLFLLVRQNGRVFNHVEELLALTSQKAEEEHALSGKLDAAVTKITSNLAYLQMNAERSTISQREMLEAVNEVSSGSQHQADHISEIAENAEQTHEAIQEISTGLLVLGDKTNDAGAKAEQGSAHMSQLKDSLDTFAEFFTDLNNTFGILTSKINETNAFASSIKQITEQTNLLALNASIEAARAGQHGKGFAVVADEIRKLAGLTDGTLKKIDTNLVELNSTNAIAVNKLGEGLKQLTMQNSVADESSASFVALHHVMSALQNELTEFIHEFDVITGRTSTIRKHTVEFAAVVEQSTATVEELNATLTELTEEQSEIAKYITETHDEAVAIRRT
- a CDS encoding AEC family transporter is translated as MGLFFTVILPIIAVFAVGFLLQRVKNLDIKSISSLSIYILTPALVFTSLYKADFNSSYTMILIYMFALFYAMVFLNKVLAKILKWDKKVESASILATGFMNSGNYGLPVVLFSLGEKALPYAIFIMVIQSLQNNFFGVYYASRSTSGMMRSVKMVFKMPTTYAAIFAFIFQYFKITVPESIMSTTSMVGDAAIPVMMVMLGMQLGSVMSKKPNWQVVISGVVLKMFIAPILAFIFVLFANVDPLVGTVLIIISAMPTAATTTMYAIEFDTEPELVSTITLFSTVLSVVTLSILLNVII
- a CDS encoding ATP-binding protein — its product is MTYSVHKNKEMELTKGIESLLVGHVVYTYTDRNKYIEHATSYVAEGLDKNHIILYVDQPASFAAVKDNLRNAGYTEEQMDHIYFVDTDMAYETHANFNAEAVLKNLNDFFDPHIVEGNVLRGWGLVTWRPQNIKTLIPSVALHEQNFDDFFSRVANITKNYINVCAYDSLSLSGSLLTELLQTHEYHMTDTNFLPSHLYKKQPVPFIGISTQLQLEKELRSHDTRRDKLDITGKLASIIAHELRSTLTVVQGRLQLFDLTSGDQNEASQVHLDEIKKGLIEIEQTASEFLSLAESHVEDQKTINITALIEQVKAQMESNMEMKGIDIHMDSGHNEMMIFGDALKIRQVFINLIKNAIEAMETGTIILRVKDDLDHVTIDVSDNGPGIPDEILRQIGDPFMSSKEDGTGLGLLISEKIVREHNGSLLLQTQIGKGTTFTIHLPKLEQE